In Tribolium castaneum strain GA2 chromosome 4, icTriCast1.1, whole genome shotgun sequence, one DNA window encodes the following:
- the aralar1 gene encoding calcium-binding mitochondrial carrier protein Aralar1 isoform X1 codes for MDTFLAKAYCQEGGGYLRRANPQHLHDIFNKYASQEKNGERFMTPEDFIIKYLGLFEPENFNAHSVRLLAGIVDTSKDGLISYSEFQAFEGLLCFPDALYKTAFQLFDTNGNGMVSFQEFVEVMKKTELHERIPFNMDSPFIQLYFGRDKKRLVPYSEFSQFLHDFHEEYAIEGFRRADKTGSGFISVLDFQFIMTNIKSHLLTKQVQSHLIETAQGATSGRRVSFPYFIAFNSLLNNMELAKRIYLNVTNGHRTQEVTKEEFMHSAQAMSQMTPLEVDILFQLCDVLHQTGRQLNSEENQVWDGRIVYNDLNAIAPEQYYKQITNRLAEIHAVSSPEDRGVFIQVLESMYRFTLGSVAGAVGATAVYPIDLVKTRMQNQRTGSFIGELMYRNSIDCFKKVIRHEGVFGLYRGLVPQLMGVAPEKAIKLTVNDFVRDKFYDKNGNISGIGEVISGAAAGASQVIFTNPLEIVKIRLQVAGEIAGGSKVRAWHVVKELGLFGLYKGAKACLLRDIPFSAIYFPTYAHTKAKFADETGYNHPLSLLAAGAIAGVPAAGLVTPADVIKTRLQVVARAGQTTYNGVFDAARKIYVEEGFRAFWKGAIARVCRSSPQFGVTLVTYEVLQRMLYIDFGGTRPAGSELKVTALGGDAPKLQKPDHVGGYSVSIPVFSGIETKFGLCLPKFSVQRAA; via the exons GGTGGTGGGTACTTGCGAAGAGCCAATCCGCAGCATTTACACGATATTTTCAACAAGTATGCGTCGCAAGAAAAGAACGGGGAGAGATTTATGACCCCGGAGGATTTCATTATTAAATATCTCGGCTTGTTCGAACCGGAAAATTTTAATGCTCATTCGGTGCGTCTTCTCGCCGGAATTGTCGACACGAGCAAGGATGGACTCATTTCCTACTCGGAGTTCCAAGCTTTTGAAGGACTCTTGTGCTTCCCGGACGCGCTCTATAAAACGGCATTTCAATTGTTCGACACTAATGGAAATGGAATGGTTAGTTTTC AGGAATTCGTTGAGGTGATGAAGAAAACTGAGCTCCATGAACGCATCCCTTTCAACATGGATTCGCCCTTTATCCAGCTGTACTTCGGGCGCGATAAGAAACGCCTAGTGCCCTACAGCGAGTTCAGTCAGTTTCTGCACGATTTCCACGAAGAGTACGCAATTGAAGGCTTCCGAAGGGCTGATAAGACGGGCAGTGGGTTCATTTCGGTGCTGGATTTTCAGTTCATCATGACCAATATCAAAAGCCATTTGCTCACTAAGCAAGTACAATCTCACCTGATCGAG ACGGCTCAAGGGGCAACCAGTGGTCGAAGGGTCAGCTTTCCCTATTTCATTgcatttaattcgttgttaaacaaCATGGAGTTGGCAAAGCGTATTTATTTGAATGTGACAAACGGGCACAGGACGCAGGAAGTGACGAAGGAAGAGTTCATGCATTCGGCACAGGCGATGTCGCAAATGACGCCCCTCGAAGTCGATATTTTGTTTCAACTATGTGATGTACTTCACCAAACGGG TAGACAGTTAAATAGCGAAGAGAACCAAGTATGGGACGG gCGGATCGTTTATAATGACCTTAATGCCATCGCACCGGAACAATATTATAAACAAATCACGAACCGGCTCGCCGAAATACACGCCGTCTCT AGTCCCGAAGATCGAGGAGTTTTTATACAAGTCTTGGAAAGCATGTACAGGTTTACGCTAGGCTCAGTGGCAGGAG CGGTTGGCGCTACTGCCGTTTACCCCATCGACTTGGTAAAAACCCGTATGCAGAACCAGCGAACGGGCTCATTCATTGGCGAATTAATGTACAGAAATAGTATCGATTGTTTCAAGAAAGTGATACGCCATGAGGGCGTTTTTGGTCTCTATCGTGGTCTCGTACCACAATTAATGGGCGTAGCGCCCGAAAAAGCCATCAAACTGACG GTGAACGATTTCGTGCGGGATAAATTCTACGACAAAAACGGCAACATCTCGGGGATTGGGGAGGTGATCTCGGGGGCAGCg GCCGGAGCTTCGCAAGTAATTTTCACAAATCCGCTGGAAATCGTCAAAATCCGGTTGCAAGTCGCCGGCGAAATCGCCGGCGGTTCGAAGGTCAGGGCGTGGCACGTGGTCAAAGAGTTGGGGCTTTTTGGGCTCTACAAGGGCGCGAAGGCCTGTCTGCTGCGGGATATCCCCTTCAGTGCGATTTACTTCCCGACTTACGCTCACACGAAGGCGAAATTCGCCGACGAGACCGGTTATAACCACCCTTTGTCCTTGCTAGCGGCTGGGGCTATCGCCGGTGTGCCGGCTGCCGGGCTGGTGACCCCAGCCGACGTCATCAAGACCCGGCTCCAGGTGGTGGCAAGGGCCGGGCAGACCACCTACAACGGGGTGTTTGACGCCGCCAGGAAGATCTACGTCGAGGAAGGGTTTAGGGCCTTTTGGAAGGGCGCCATTG CGAGAGTGTGTCGGTCGTCCCCGCAGTTTGGTGTGACGCTGGTGACTTACGAGGTTTTGCAAAGAATGTTATATATTGATTTCGGCGGAAC GAGACCCGCTGGGTCCGAATTGAAGGTCACGGCGTTGGGTGGGGACGCCCCCAAGTTGCAGAAGCCGGACCATGTCGGGGGTTACTCAGTCTCCATACCAGTCTTCTCAGGAATTGAAACTAAGTTTGGTCTTTGCCTGCCAAAGTTTAGTGTACAAAGGGCAGCCTAA
- the aralar1 gene encoding calcium-binding mitochondrial carrier protein Aralar1 isoform X2 has translation MDTFLAKAYCQEGGGYLRRANPQHLHDIFNKYASQEKNGERFMTPEDFIIKYLGLFEPENFNAHSVRLLAGIVDTSKDGLISYSEFQAFEGLLCFPDALYKTAFQLFDTNGNGMVSFQEFVEVMKKTELHERIPFNMDSPFIQLYFGRDKKRLVPYSEFSQFLHDFHEEYAIEGFRRADKTGSGFISVLDFQFIMTNIKSHLLTKQVQSHLIETAQGATSGRRVSFPYFIAFNSLLNNMELAKRIYLNVTNGHRTQEVTKEEFMHSAQAMSQMTPLEVDILFQLCDVLHQTGRIVYNDLNAIAPEQYYKQITNRLAEIHAVSSPEDRGVFIQVLESMYRFTLGSVAGAVGATAVYPIDLVKTRMQNQRTGSFIGELMYRNSIDCFKKVIRHEGVFGLYRGLVPQLMGVAPEKAIKLTVNDFVRDKFYDKNGNISGIGEVISGAAAGASQVIFTNPLEIVKIRLQVAGEIAGGSKVRAWHVVKELGLFGLYKGAKACLLRDIPFSAIYFPTYAHTKAKFADETGYNHPLSLLAAGAIAGVPAAGLVTPADVIKTRLQVVARAGQTTYNGVFDAARKIYVEEGFRAFWKGAIARVCRSSPQFGVTLVTYEVLQRMLYIDFGGTRPAGSELKVTALGGDAPKLQKPDHVGGYSVSIPVFSGIETKFGLCLPKFSVQRAA, from the exons GGTGGTGGGTACTTGCGAAGAGCCAATCCGCAGCATTTACACGATATTTTCAACAAGTATGCGTCGCAAGAAAAGAACGGGGAGAGATTTATGACCCCGGAGGATTTCATTATTAAATATCTCGGCTTGTTCGAACCGGAAAATTTTAATGCTCATTCGGTGCGTCTTCTCGCCGGAATTGTCGACACGAGCAAGGATGGACTCATTTCCTACTCGGAGTTCCAAGCTTTTGAAGGACTCTTGTGCTTCCCGGACGCGCTCTATAAAACGGCATTTCAATTGTTCGACACTAATGGAAATGGAATGGTTAGTTTTC AGGAATTCGTTGAGGTGATGAAGAAAACTGAGCTCCATGAACGCATCCCTTTCAACATGGATTCGCCCTTTATCCAGCTGTACTTCGGGCGCGATAAGAAACGCCTAGTGCCCTACAGCGAGTTCAGTCAGTTTCTGCACGATTTCCACGAAGAGTACGCAATTGAAGGCTTCCGAAGGGCTGATAAGACGGGCAGTGGGTTCATTTCGGTGCTGGATTTTCAGTTCATCATGACCAATATCAAAAGCCATTTGCTCACTAAGCAAGTACAATCTCACCTGATCGAG ACGGCTCAAGGGGCAACCAGTGGTCGAAGGGTCAGCTTTCCCTATTTCATTgcatttaattcgttgttaaacaaCATGGAGTTGGCAAAGCGTATTTATTTGAATGTGACAAACGGGCACAGGACGCAGGAAGTGACGAAGGAAGAGTTCATGCATTCGGCACAGGCGATGTCGCAAATGACGCCCCTCGAAGTCGATATTTTGTTTCAACTATGTGATGTACTTCACCAAACGGG gCGGATCGTTTATAATGACCTTAATGCCATCGCACCGGAACAATATTATAAACAAATCACGAACCGGCTCGCCGAAATACACGCCGTCTCT AGTCCCGAAGATCGAGGAGTTTTTATACAAGTCTTGGAAAGCATGTACAGGTTTACGCTAGGCTCAGTGGCAGGAG CGGTTGGCGCTACTGCCGTTTACCCCATCGACTTGGTAAAAACCCGTATGCAGAACCAGCGAACGGGCTCATTCATTGGCGAATTAATGTACAGAAATAGTATCGATTGTTTCAAGAAAGTGATACGCCATGAGGGCGTTTTTGGTCTCTATCGTGGTCTCGTACCACAATTAATGGGCGTAGCGCCCGAAAAAGCCATCAAACTGACG GTGAACGATTTCGTGCGGGATAAATTCTACGACAAAAACGGCAACATCTCGGGGATTGGGGAGGTGATCTCGGGGGCAGCg GCCGGAGCTTCGCAAGTAATTTTCACAAATCCGCTGGAAATCGTCAAAATCCGGTTGCAAGTCGCCGGCGAAATCGCCGGCGGTTCGAAGGTCAGGGCGTGGCACGTGGTCAAAGAGTTGGGGCTTTTTGGGCTCTACAAGGGCGCGAAGGCCTGTCTGCTGCGGGATATCCCCTTCAGTGCGATTTACTTCCCGACTTACGCTCACACGAAGGCGAAATTCGCCGACGAGACCGGTTATAACCACCCTTTGTCCTTGCTAGCGGCTGGGGCTATCGCCGGTGTGCCGGCTGCCGGGCTGGTGACCCCAGCCGACGTCATCAAGACCCGGCTCCAGGTGGTGGCAAGGGCCGGGCAGACCACCTACAACGGGGTGTTTGACGCCGCCAGGAAGATCTACGTCGAGGAAGGGTTTAGGGCCTTTTGGAAGGGCGCCATTG CGAGAGTGTGTCGGTCGTCCCCGCAGTTTGGTGTGACGCTGGTGACTTACGAGGTTTTGCAAAGAATGTTATATATTGATTTCGGCGGAAC GAGACCCGCTGGGTCCGAATTGAAGGTCACGGCGTTGGGTGGGGACGCCCCCAAGTTGCAGAAGCCGGACCATGTCGGGGGTTACTCAGTCTCCATACCAGTCTTCTCAGGAATTGAAACTAAGTTTGGTCTTTGCCTGCCAAAGTTTAGTGTACAAAGGGCAGCCTAA